Proteins encoded in a region of the Desulfovibrio gilichinskyi genome:
- a CDS encoding DMT family transporter — MNLRGCILILTAAVMWSLIGPVSKFPLEQGIPPLENAFWRALIAWILFAVHAYRMRALKIAVKDIPFVVCFGIVGVTVFYGSYQLAVHGVGAALASVLLYTAPAWVAFMSWLFLGEKMGPIKLCALSMTILGVVCVSLGPQIFGTGKELTFTWFGLLCGLTSGFTYALYYIFGKTFFARYSTPTIFLYALPIGALGLLPFFEFHHKTPTSWICIITLAIVCTYGAYTVYYAGLKWLEATTASVIATLEPVVAALLAWWWWNESFDWTGYFGSLLIISAVLLIVMEGRITSRVLSPQTETT; from the coding sequence GTGAACTTACGAGGATGCATACTAATACTTACAGCTGCAGTCATGTGGAGCCTCATCGGACCTGTTTCTAAATTCCCCCTTGAACAGGGGATTCCGCCTCTGGAAAACGCATTCTGGAGAGCTCTAATCGCATGGATACTTTTCGCTGTCCATGCATACCGTATGCGTGCCCTTAAAATAGCTGTTAAAGACATCCCTTTTGTCGTCTGCTTCGGGATAGTCGGTGTCACCGTTTTTTACGGATCTTATCAATTAGCCGTGCATGGAGTTGGCGCAGCACTTGCGTCAGTGCTTCTTTACACGGCTCCGGCATGGGTTGCATTCATGTCATGGCTTTTCCTCGGCGAAAAAATGGGTCCGATTAAACTATGCGCCCTCTCCATGACAATTCTCGGAGTTGTATGCGTATCACTCGGGCCTCAAATTTTCGGAACCGGAAAAGAATTAACCTTCACATGGTTCGGACTCTTATGCGGCCTGACCTCCGGATTCACATACGCGCTTTATTATATTTTCGGAAAAACTTTTTTCGCCCGCTACTCAACTCCTACAATTTTTCTCTATGCCCTTCCGATCGGCGCGCTAGGATTGCTTCCTTTTTTCGAATTTCATCACAAAACCCCGACTTCATGGATATGTATTATCACACTTGCAATAGTTTGTACCTACGGTGCATACACTGTTTATTACGCAGGTTTAAAATGGCTTGAAGCCACAACGGCATCTGTCATTGCTACGCTTGAACCTGTCGTTGCCGCCCTGCTCGCGTGGTGGTGGTGGAATGAAAGTTTCGACTGGACCGGGTATTTCGGAAGCTTACTCATCATTTCAGCGGTGCTCCTTATTGTAATGGAAGGTAGAATCACATCCCGCGTACTTAGCCCGCAAACTGAGACAACATAA
- a CDS encoding RluA family pseudouridine synthase — MDNKNLKECSRVVATENDEGLRLDKFLIVLLPETGLRQRRRIVENGLVSVNGRSAKPGLKMFVGAEVVLYEKTDADSTENLLPHLTIIKETDDYAAVLKPAGMHSASIAGSMESSAQDCLEELFMEKNPILINRLDYSTSGILLVAFGHEQARLFKEYEEEGKVEKEYYARVLGNPDSEFVVKKELDTDSRTVTKVLDDGSDRLRWSYVDRMADLGNGVSLVKVRIAKGARHQIRAHLASAGFPIVGDDVYGQASAGEKMYLHNHLISFEGFRAECEPDWD; from the coding sequence ATGGATAATAAGAATTTAAAAGAATGTTCAAGAGTAGTTGCAACGGAAAATGATGAAGGATTGCGACTCGATAAATTTTTGATTGTTTTACTCCCTGAAACAGGTCTTCGTCAGCGCAGAAGGATTGTTGAAAACGGTCTGGTTTCTGTAAACGGACGGAGCGCAAAGCCGGGGCTTAAAATGTTTGTCGGAGCTGAAGTTGTTTTATATGAAAAAACTGACGCAGACAGCACCGAAAATCTTTTGCCGCATCTTACCATAATCAAAGAAACTGACGATTATGCCGCTGTCTTAAAACCGGCAGGGATGCATTCCGCTTCCATCGCCGGAAGTATGGAAAGTTCCGCGCAGGATTGTCTTGAAGAACTTTTCATGGAGAAAAATCCGATTTTAATTAACAGACTGGATTATTCAACTTCCGGAATACTGCTGGTAGCATTCGGACATGAACAGGCCCGTTTGTTTAAAGAGTATGAAGAAGAAGGAAAAGTTGAAAAAGAATATTACGCCAGAGTTCTGGGTAATCCTGATTCTGAGTTTGTTGTCAAAAAAGAGCTTGATACTGATTCCCGCACTGTAACCAAAGTGCTGGACGACGGCTCTGACAGACTCCGCTGGAGCTACGTTGACCGTATGGCCGACTTAGGCAACGGCGTATCCTTGGTTAAAGTCAGAATCGCAAAGGGCGCGCGTCATCAGATCAGAGCACATCTTGCTTCCGCAGGATTCCCGATTGTGGGTGATGATGTTTACGGACAGGCTTCTGCCGGTGAAAAAATGTATCTGCACAATCACCTGATTTCGTTTGAAGGATTCAGAGCTGAGTGTGAGCCTGATTGGGATTAA
- the ftsY gene encoding signal recognition particle-docking protein FtsY has product MGFFSKVKKLWVSPEDRAAKALKEYLGDKEQPIQEIAPKDSAQQEAPIQRETVELTKAVAQKPAATQDSKPEPKVEATSTPETTPVPEPVSAPVSETVATPKPAPDPQPEIETSAKLKDGKARIIEPIMATEAKPDADKPQWQSDLTKALQQADPRLSVWLDLILDGIDTAGEDLWARLTFLLKALEAPAKEAEDFVARFKEWLSDMDYEHVEEFRSELQYRLALALELEDEEDERSRLFIKLSEGLSKTREQITKRLDSLLSSHSAFDDNFWEEFEEILIMADVGFEATSELVSRMKARIRNSGETNPENFKDLLRAELDEVFKVPKRIKAYNPPEVVMMIGVNGVGKTTTIAKIAHREQMQGRKVLIVAGDTFRAAAIGQLEIWAKRVGAGFFAKAEGSDPAAVAYEAIDYAVKNGYDLMLLDTAGRLHTKTNLMEELLKIRRVLGKKHDEAPHRCVLVIDATTGQNAMSQTKLFNEAIGVDELILTKLDGTAKGGIMIAVTMQHKIPITFIGLGEKMEDLRPFNGADFAKALLM; this is encoded by the coding sequence ATGGGATTTTTTTCTAAAGTAAAAAAACTATGGGTCAGCCCGGAAGATAGAGCCGCAAAAGCTCTCAAAGAATATTTAGGCGATAAGGAACAACCGATCCAAGAAATTGCGCCGAAAGATTCTGCGCAACAAGAAGCTCCTATCCAAAGAGAAACAGTTGAACTGACAAAAGCAGTTGCACAAAAACCTGCGGCTACGCAAGATTCTAAGCCTGAACCCAAGGTAGAAGCCACATCAACGCCAGAAACAACTCCTGTGCCGGAACCTGTTTCCGCCCCAGTATCTGAAACTGTTGCGACTCCTAAACCTGCCCCTGATCCCCAACCAGAAATAGAAACTTCCGCTAAGCTAAAAGACGGTAAGGCAAGAATAATTGAGCCGATCATGGCTACAGAAGCCAAGCCGGATGCCGACAAGCCGCAGTGGCAGAGTGACCTTACCAAAGCTCTGCAACAGGCAGATCCACGCCTTTCCGTATGGCTTGACCTCATTCTTGACGGCATTGATACTGCCGGAGAAGATCTCTGGGCGCGCCTTACTTTTCTGCTGAAAGCACTCGAAGCCCCGGCCAAAGAAGCTGAAGATTTCGTCGCCCGCTTCAAAGAATGGCTAAGCGACATGGACTATGAACATGTCGAAGAATTTCGCTCTGAATTGCAGTATCGTCTGGCTCTGGCTCTTGAGCTTGAAGATGAAGAAGATGAACGAAGCCGTCTCTTCATTAAACTTTCCGAAGGACTTTCCAAAACACGAGAACAGATTACCAAACGTCTTGATTCTCTTCTTTCAAGTCACTCCGCATTTGATGACAATTTCTGGGAAGAATTTGAAGAAATTCTAATCATGGCAGATGTAGGCTTTGAAGCAACTTCCGAGTTGGTGAGCCGCATGAAAGCCAGAATACGCAACAGCGGTGAAACAAATCCTGAAAATTTCAAAGATCTTCTGCGAGCAGAACTGGACGAAGTTTTCAAAGTTCCTAAGCGCATTAAAGCATACAATCCGCCCGAAGTTGTAATGATGATCGGGGTTAACGGTGTCGGTAAAACCACCACCATTGCAAAGATCGCCCACCGCGAACAGATGCAGGGCCGCAAGGTTCTAATCGTTGCGGGTGATACTTTCCGCGCCGCAGCAATCGGACAGCTTGAGATCTGGGCTAAACGCGTAGGAGCAGGATTCTTTGCAAAAGCAGAAGGCTCCGACCCTGCCGCAGTAGCGTATGAAGCAATAGATTACGCAGTTAAAAACGGCTACGACCTGATGCTTCTTGATACAGCAGGAAGACTGCACACCAAGACCAACCTGATGGAAGAACTCCTTAAAATAAGAAGAGTTTTAGGTAAAAAACACGATGAAGCCCCGCACCGCTGTGTTCTGGTCATTGACGCAACAACCGGACAGAACGCCATGTCTCAGACAAAGCTTTTCAACGAAGCAATCGGGGTGGATGAATTAATCCTCACCAAGCTAGATGGAACAGCAAAAGGCGGAATCATGATTGCCGTGACCATGCAACACAAAATCCCCATTACCTTCATCGGACTAGGTGAAAAAATGGAAGATCTGCGCCCATTCAACGGTGCTGATTTTGCTAAGGCTTTATTGATGTAG
- the asnS gene encoding asparagine--tRNA ligase has translation MKRTCIKAALNAESPVSDILIKGWVRTKRDSKGFSFLEVNDGSCITNIQVIIDHTPEIEAVLEHIYTGASVSVLGELIESPGKGQKWEVRGKSIELLGAADPETFPLQKKRHSDEFLRTIAHLRPRTNKFGAMFRIRAELSFAVHQFFRDKGFFYVHTPIITGSDCEGAGEMFRVTSLDHDSLAKLGKAEQGANDFFGKESHLTVSGQLSAEMYALALGSVYTFGPTFRAEKSNTPRHAAEFWMIEPEVAFADLEDNMDLSEEMVKYLINHILDKCADDIELFAKFVDKTLMDTLKNITENTFERVAYTDAIELLKKCKKADKFEFKPEYGLDLQTEHERYLTEEHFKKPVIVYDYPVEIKPFYMRLNDDGKTVAAMDLLVPRIGELIGGSQREERLDVLERRITEMGMETEDYWWYLDSRRFGTAPHAGFGMGFERMLMMITGVTNIRDVIPFPRTPKSLEF, from the coding sequence ATGAAAAGAACATGCATAAAGGCAGCTTTGAATGCGGAAAGCCCCGTATCCGATATTCTTATTAAAGGATGGGTCCGCACTAAGCGTGACAGTAAAGGGTTTTCATTTCTGGAAGTAAACGATGGTTCCTGCATTACGAATATTCAGGTCATAATTGATCATACTCCTGAAATTGAAGCAGTGCTTGAACATATATATACCGGCGCATCTGTCAGCGTACTTGGAGAACTTATCGAATCTCCGGGTAAAGGGCAGAAATGGGAAGTCCGCGGTAAATCTATTGAGCTGCTCGGCGCAGCTGATCCGGAAACCTTTCCTCTCCAGAAGAAACGCCATTCTGACGAATTTTTAAGAACAATTGCTCATCTTCGTCCTCGTACAAATAAATTCGGAGCAATGTTCCGTATCCGTGCTGAACTTTCCTTTGCTGTGCATCAGTTTTTCCGCGATAAAGGCTTTTTTTATGTCCATACTCCCATTATCACCGGATCAGACTGTGAAGGTGCTGGAGAAATGTTCAGAGTAACATCTCTTGATCACGACTCACTCGCCAAACTCGGCAAAGCAGAGCAGGGCGCTAATGATTTCTTCGGTAAAGAATCTCACCTGACAGTTTCAGGACAGCTTTCTGCGGAAATGTATGCGCTTGCACTCGGCAGTGTTTATACTTTCGGCCCAACCTTCCGCGCTGAAAAATCAAACACTCCCCGCCACGCTGCGGAATTTTGGATGATTGAACCTGAGGTTGCGTTTGCAGATCTTGAAGATAATATGGATCTCAGTGAGGAGATGGTAAAATATCTCATCAATCATATCCTTGATAAATGCGCTGATGATATTGAGTTGTTTGCTAAGTTTGTTGATAAAACTTTGATGGATACTCTCAAAAATATCACAGAGAATACTTTTGAGCGTGTAGCTTACACTGATGCAATCGAGCTTTTGAAAAAGTGCAAAAAGGCTGATAAATTTGAATTTAAGCCTGAATACGGTCTTGATCTGCAAACTGAGCATGAAAGATATCTCACCGAAGAGCATTTCAAGAAGCCTGTAATTGTTTATGACTATCCTGTTGAAATTAAGCCTTTTTATATGCGCCTTAATGATGACGGTAAAACAGTTGCCGCCATGGATTTACTTGTCCCTAGAATCGGTGAACTTATCGGCGGTTCTCAGCGTGAAGAAAGACTTGATGTGCTTGAACGCAGAATAACTGAAATGGGAATGGAAACAGAAGATTACTGGTGGTATCTGGACAGCCGTCGTTTCGGAACCGCGCCTCATGCCGGATTCGGAATGGGATTTGAGCGCATGCTTATGATGATCACCGGAGTTACCAATATACGTGACGTAATACCTTTCCCGAGAACTCCCAAGAGTCTTGAATTCTAA
- a CDS encoding helix-turn-helix domain-containing protein, with translation MRPFCNFMLTIPRHIKSSTDIPSIFLDGLTLVQYQRRSSDFKHEICVSQHSLVFILEGTKLIHSASGDIKLGKGEAFFIRKGCHIMSEMVPEAGGVFNTILFFFNDSMFNEFVDSLNIEGSPSNSEVPSVFKVARSEPIEIYLSSIAPLFGTPLARDEQFLRLKVRELLHYICASEGNEAFINFLYSCRNEMKSDLASTMERYFNKNISLEDMAELSGRSLSTFKREFQKLFGTTPARWIRDRRLAWSAQLIRNSAKSISEISYESGYESLSHFSSLFRKNYGITPREYRSGLKSSKSEL, from the coding sequence GTGCGGCCCTTTTGTAATTTTATGCTTACTATTCCACGTCATATCAAGTCTTCAACTGACATCCCGAGTATTTTTCTGGATGGACTTACTCTTGTCCAGTACCAAAGACGCAGTTCTGATTTTAAACATGAAATTTGCGTATCCCAGCATTCGCTGGTTTTTATTCTTGAGGGAACCAAGTTAATCCATTCCGCTTCCGGTGATATCAAGCTTGGAAAAGGGGAAGCGTTTTTTATCCGCAAGGGATGCCATATAATGTCTGAAATGGTTCCTGAAGCAGGCGGTGTGTTTAATACTATTCTCTTCTTTTTTAATGATTCAATGTTCAATGAATTTGTAGATTCATTGAACATTGAAGGTTCTCCAAGTAATTCTGAAGTTCCTTCTGTCTTTAAAGTGGCGAGAAGTGAACCTATAGAGATATATCTGTCGTCTATTGCTCCTCTTTTCGGGACACCTCTTGCGCGTGATGAGCAGTTCCTTCGCCTCAAAGTGCGTGAGCTTCTTCATTATATATGTGCGTCTGAAGGAAACGAAGCCTTTATTAATTTTTTATATTCCTGCCGTAATGAAATGAAGAGCGATCTAGCTTCGACCATGGAACGGTACTTCAACAAAAATATCAGTTTAGAAGATATGGCGGAGCTTTCCGGGCGGAGTCTATCAACATTTAAGCGCGAATTTCAAAAATTATTCGGAACCACTCCTGCACGATGGATTCGTGACCGCAGGCTTGCATGGTCCGCGCAGTTGATACGCAATTCTGCTAAAAGTATCTCTGAAATATCTTATGAATCCGGATATGAAAGCCTTTCTCACTTCAGCAGTCTCTTCCGTAAAAATTACGGTATAACTCCTCGCGAATACCGATCTGGACTTAAATCATCAAAATCTGAACTTTAA
- a CDS encoding AraC family transcriptional regulator, giving the protein MDVKIWTLDTMKLAYVEHVGPYQEVEVAWMKLASWAGEHGLFTERTKSFGIYYDDPMKTPAENLRSEACITIDKEVPTVGDVKIKEVKSGRYAVTAHLGPYDKLTESWTELAKWLQESNEECAGGPGFEQYLNDPHATAPEHLVTLLLLPIK; this is encoded by the coding sequence ATGGACGTTAAAATCTGGACTCTTGATACTATGAAACTGGCTTATGTTGAACATGTAGGACCATATCAGGAAGTGGAAGTTGCATGGATGAAGCTTGCCTCTTGGGCCGGAGAACACGGGCTGTTTACAGAAAGGACAAAATCATTTGGAATTTACTACGACGACCCTATGAAAACCCCTGCTGAAAACTTGCGATCAGAAGCATGCATCACAATAGATAAAGAAGTTCCCACCGTCGGTGATGTTAAAATCAAAGAAGTTAAAAGCGGCAGATATGCCGTAACAGCACACCTTGGGCCTTATGACAAACTTACCGAGAGCTGGACAGAACTTGCAAAATGGTTGCAGGAAAGTAATGAAGAATGCGCAGGCGGCCCAGGTTTTGAGCAGTATCTTAACGATCCTCATGCCACTGCCCCTGAACATCTAGTGACCTTACTGCTTTTGCCTATAAAATAG
- a CDS encoding AraC family transcriptional regulator, translated as MSNILKPYNERMMEVLLFIQRNLDRELPPEELAEAACFSVIHFHRIFKGMIGESLKEHIRRLRLEKAAYKLCYENDSIINISLDAQYESPETFSRAFKKMFKLPPSDYRLKSREVAAPPVNSGIHYFPDISAGKLRINDSPLTLKVEICEREETSVAFVRHIGSYFEVDKAWNKLCGWAGPKGLLSNQTEFLGLCYDSPSVTPACKIRYDACMSIPGNILPEGEIGIQTVPGGKYAVGTHYGPYDGLEEACKELYGKWLPASKYQLRNDTPYFEKYINAPEDTSPEELITEIYLGIF; from the coding sequence ATGTCGAACATATTGAAACCATACAACGAAAGAATGATGGAAGTTCTATTGTTTATTCAGAGAAATCTGGACCGCGAACTTCCACCGGAAGAACTGGCTGAAGCTGCATGCTTTTCAGTAATTCACTTTCACCGTATATTTAAAGGTATGATCGGTGAAAGCTTAAAAGAACATATCCGCCGCTTAAGACTTGAGAAAGCCGCATATAAACTTTGCTATGAGAATGACTCCATTATTAATATCAGCCTTGACGCTCAATATGAATCTCCAGAAACGTTCAGCCGGGCATTTAAAAAAATGTTTAAACTGCCTCCCAGCGATTACAGGCTTAAATCACGAGAAGTTGCCGCGCCTCCTGTTAACAGCGGAATTCACTACTTTCCAGACATTTCAGCTGGAAAACTTAGAATAAACGATTCGCCGCTAACCTTAAAAGTTGAAATATGCGAACGAGAAGAGACGTCAGTAGCTTTTGTCCGCCATATCGGATCATATTTTGAGGTAGACAAGGCATGGAATAAACTTTGCGGATGGGCAGGTCCAAAAGGACTTTTAAGTAATCAGACAGAATTTCTGGGACTGTGTTATGACTCTCCGTCAGTAACTCCAGCATGTAAAATCAGATATGACGCGTGCATGAGCATCCCCGGTAATATTCTGCCGGAAGGCGAAATAGGAATTCAAACCGTTCCCGGAGGAAAGTACGCCGTAGGAACTCACTACGGACCATATGACGGACTTGAAGAAGCATGCAAAGAACTTTATGGTAAATGGCTTCCAGCAAGCAAATATCAACTCAGAAACGATACCCCGTATTTTGAGAAATATATAAATGCACCTGAGGACACTTCTCCGGAAGAACTGATAACTGAAATCTATTTAGGCATTTTTTAA